In Tachypleus tridentatus isolate NWPU-2018 chromosome 7, ASM421037v1, whole genome shotgun sequence, a genomic segment contains:
- the LOC143257364 gene encoding putative G-protein coupled receptor No18, with protein MWIQEFQRYVSKFNGYYDDSFQFYKDNENQLIQLEIELNVSNDETEQFVGSNETFRNATEIVVPFGYPLAMPVVEAVVTALLLSAIMISTVFGNILVIISIFTYRPLRSVQNIFLVSLACADIAVAILVMPLNVAYSIIGRWVFGLRVCEMWLTCDILCCTASILSLCVIALDRYWAIHDPINYAQKRTLKRVLVTIFFVWAISALISIPPLIGWNDWPKHFTDTTPCALTEERGYVVYSSSGSFFIPLVIMTVVYLKIFQATKRRLRKRAKQVPKIVQTTYAATEDEKIEIPLENLRTCRNVDNSIAIKTEVSATSELEDCEHEESPKRCDRNQARNGSQKIQQPGIVRQYMEQRQKISVSKERRAARVLGIVMGVFVLCWLPFFLMYVILPFCATCTLSKRVGGFITWLGYVNSALNPVIYTVFNPDFRKAFQKLLSLK; from the coding sequence ATGTGGATCCAGGAATTCCAAAGATATGTCTCTAAATTTAACGGCTACTACGACGACAGCTTCCAGTTCTACAAAGATAACGAGAATCAGCTTATTCAGCTAGAAATAGAACTGAACGTTAGCAATGATGAAACAGAACAGTTTGTGGGGAGTAACGAAACGTTCCGGAACGCTACAGAGATCGTTGTTCCGTTCGGATATCCTCTCGCAATGCCTGTTGTAGAAGCTGTGGTAACGGCGTTGCTGCTGTCAGCCATTATGATTAGCACAGTTTTTGGGAACATCCTGGTAATCATTTCCATATTCACCTACAGGCCCCTCAGAAGTGTCCAGAATATATTCTTGGTCTCACTGGCCTGCGCGGACATTGCTGTCGCCATATTGGTCATGCCTCTCAATGTTGCCTATTCCATCATTGGCCGATGGGTGTTCGGACTTCGTGTCTGTGAGATGTGGCTCACCTGCGATATTCTATGTTGCACGGCTTCTATTCTCAGCCTATGCGTTATTGCTCTAGATCGCTACTGGGCTATCCACGATCCTATTAATTACGCTCAAAAACGGACACTTAAGAGAGTTCTCGTCACAATCTTCTTTGTCTGGGCAATAAGTGCTTTAATTTCCATACCGCCGCTGATTGGTTGGAACGACTGGCCAAAACACTTTACTGACACCACGCCGTGCGCTCTGACGGAAGAGAGAGGATACGTCGTTTATTCTTCGAGTGGATCTTTCTTCATACCCCTTGTTATTATGACCGtggtttatttgaaaattttccaaGCTACCAAACGTCGATTGCGTAAACGAGCCAAGCAAGTGCCGAAAATTGTGCAGACAACTTACGCGGCCACGGAGGATGAAAAGATAGAAATTCCACTGGAAAATCTTCGAACGTGTAGGAATGTTGACAATTCGATCGCCATAAAGACTGAAGTATCAGCAACATCCGAGCTGGAAGACTGCGAGCACGAGGAAAGCCCTAAACGTTGTGACCGTAATCAAGCCCGAAATGGTAGTCAAAAGATCCAACAACCCGGAATAGTCCGCCAGTACATGGAGCAAAGACAAAAGATATCCGTATCTAAAGAGCGACGTGCTGCACGTGTTTTAGGAATCGTGATGGGGGTATTTGTTCTCTGCTGGCTTCCGTTTTTCCTCATGTATGTCATTTTACCCTTCTGTGCCACTTGTACCTTATCAAAACGAGTGGGTGGGTTTATCACGTGGCTTGGTTATGTTAATTCTGCGCTCAATCCTGTTATCTACACGGTTTTCAATCCCGATTTCAGGAAAGCTTTCCAGAAACTTCTGTCtcttaaataa